The candidate division WOR-3 bacterium genome includes a window with the following:
- a CDS encoding translocation/assembly module TamB, with product DSSFRFIASDKVDTIFVEGVLREGLQGTICSLVVNYNRVLTRNTKTIEFDVTEGVISEVRMALADGNFEFSSAPFMIKLTEVDLYKFSRLLGLREEMRGVLDLEFVQDSVVISARNIDFMGLKNGHLEMSGRHENGSILVDSLHIHDDNAQVFDARGVVSLEHSDLSAKFQDVGVWVLVFLKRFLKNPTGLMTGQVSFQGNLQQFSFGGGGKIHGGSFGVGVIASQFDSVTTDVVFEGNRIVFVSGKGLMSPANGRELSGQSISGGGVVKLEKRFGVKDLNFDFSFVDAPIQFPPFAYGIGSGNFSLNMRDRVMYYNGNISVKEAVVPLEFGMKIDEEQETPDDNWRLNVRLRGERDIWLRNRDADIEFGGELSIVKESGPVHLSGVLETARGNYYWLNHILSITQGKVTFIPEDVIDPDVDFWAEMDTREGVKIILHLYGHISEPIFEFFTDPPGEYTEQDIVTYLNLNITWQELEQIKRGEYMSKVIPHSLLSWLEGDVSRAIKQYTGLDYFRIETPFFEANEKTKLTVGKYISRNLFVTYTYDITTFSNEFNVEYFIDDKNKIHVERDDTGEYSLQYQYRLRF from the coding sequence GACAGTTCATTCAGATTCATTGCATCAGATAAGGTAGACACGATCTTTGTCGAAGGTGTATTACGCGAGGGATTGCAAGGTACTATCTGCTCTCTGGTTGTCAATTACAATCGGGTTCTGACCAGGAATACGAAAACGATAGAATTCGATGTGACGGAAGGCGTAATCAGTGAAGTGCGAATGGCGTTGGCCGACGGCAATTTTGAATTCTCGAGTGCGCCTTTCATGATCAAACTCACCGAGGTTGATTTATACAAATTCAGCAGACTTCTGGGCCTGAGAGAAGAGATGCGTGGTGTACTCGATCTGGAGTTTGTACAGGACAGTGTAGTGATCAGTGCACGTAATATCGATTTTATGGGTTTAAAGAACGGGCATCTGGAAATGTCCGGGCGTCACGAGAATGGGAGTATCTTGGTGGATTCTCTTCACATTCATGATGATAACGCTCAAGTGTTTGATGCAAGGGGCGTTGTCTCGCTTGAGCATTCGGATCTCTCGGCAAAATTTCAGGATGTTGGTGTTTGGGTGCTGGTTTTCTTGAAGAGATTCTTAAAGAATCCGACCGGACTCATGACCGGACAAGTCAGCTTTCAAGGTAACCTGCAGCAGTTTTCATTTGGCGGTGGTGGTAAGATACACGGTGGATCATTTGGTGTTGGCGTCATTGCATCCCAGTTTGACTCGGTTACTACAGACGTAGTGTTTGAAGGCAATCGGATCGTTTTTGTCTCCGGCAAAGGGCTCATGTCGCCGGCGAACGGGCGGGAATTGTCGGGACAATCGATATCCGGCGGTGGAGTAGTGAAACTCGAGAAACGGTTTGGCGTGAAAGATCTCAATTTTGATTTTAGTTTCGTTGATGCGCCAATTCAATTTCCTCCTTTTGCCTACGGTATAGGCAGCGGCAATTTCTCGCTGAATATGCGTGATCGCGTAATGTATTATAACGGGAACATTTCAGTCAAGGAAGCTGTTGTGCCCCTGGAATTCGGGATGAAGATCGATGAGGAGCAGGAGACGCCCGATGATAATTGGCGGTTGAATGTAAGACTTAGAGGAGAAAGAGATATATGGCTCAGGAATCGCGATGCAGATATTGAGTTTGGCGGAGAACTTTCCATCGTCAAGGAGAGCGGTCCAGTTCACCTTTCCGGTGTTCTGGAAACCGCTCGAGGGAATTATTATTGGTTGAATCACATACTCTCAATAACCCAGGGCAAGGTTACTTTCATTCCCGAGGATGTAATCGATCCGGACGTTGATTTCTGGGCCGAGATGGATACGAGGGAGGGTGTCAAGATCATCTTGCATCTTTACGGACATATCTCAGAACCGATATTCGAGTTCTTTACTGACCCGCCCGGTGAATACACCGAACAGGATATCGTGACATATTTGAATCTTAATATCACATGGCAGGAACTTGAACAGATCAAGCGTGGCGAATACATGAGCAAAGTCATTCCCCATAGTCTGCTCTCCTGGTTGGAGGGCGACGTATCGCGTGCAATCAAACAATATACGGGGCTCGATTATTTCCGAATCGAAACACCTTTCTTCGAGGCAAATGAAAAGACAAAGCTAACGGTCGGAAAGTACATTTCGCGTAATCTTTTCGTCACCTACACATACGATATAACAACTTTTTCAAACGAATTCAACGTGGAATATTTCATTGATGATAAAAATAAGATCCATGTCGAGCGTGACGACACTGGCGAGTACAGTCTTCAATATCAATACCGGCTCAGATTTTGA